From Streptomyces fungicidicus, one genomic window encodes:
- the rplN gene encoding 50S ribosomal protein L14 — protein MIQQESRLRVADNTGAKEILCIRVLGGSGRRYAGIGDVIVATVKDAIPGGNVKKGDVVKAVIVRTVKERRRPDGSYIRFDENAAVILKNDGDPRGTRIFGPVGRELREKKFMKIISLAPEVL, from the coding sequence GTGATCCAGCAGGAGTCGCGACTGCGTGTCGCCGACAACACTGGTGCGAAGGAAATCCTTTGCATCCGTGTGCTCGGTGGCTCCGGTCGCCGCTACGCGGGCATCGGTGACGTCATCGTCGCCACCGTCAAGGACGCGATCCCCGGTGGCAACGTGAAGAAGGGTGACGTCGTCAAGGCGGTCATCGTTCGCACCGTCAAGGAGCGCCGCCGTCCGGACGGCTCGTACATCCGCTTCGACGAGAACGCCGCCGTCATTCTGAAGAACGACGGCGACCCTCGCGGCACCCGTATCTTCGGCCCGGTCGGCCGTGAGCTGCGCGAGAAGAAGTTCATGAAGATCATCTCCCTCGCGCCGGAGGTGCTGTGA
- the rplF gene encoding 50S ribosomal protein L6 produces MSRIGKLPIAVPAGVDVTIDGRTVSVKGPKGTLTHTVVAPIEIAKGEDGVLNVTRPNDERQNKALHGLSRTLVANMITGVTQGYVKKLEISGVGYRVLAKGSNLEFSLGYSHSITVEAPEGITFKVENPTHFSVEGIDKQKVGEVAANIRKLRKPDPYKAKGVKYEGEVIRRKVGKAGK; encoded by the coding sequence ATGTCGCGCATCGGCAAGCTCCCCATCGCGGTTCCCGCCGGCGTGGACGTCACCATCGACGGCCGTACGGTCTCGGTCAAGGGCCCCAAGGGCACGCTGACCCACACCGTCGTGGCGCCGATCGAGATCGCCAAGGGTGAGGACGGCGTTCTGAACGTCACCCGCCCCAACGACGAGCGTCAGAACAAGGCCCTGCACGGCCTGTCCCGCACGCTGGTGGCGAACATGATCACCGGCGTGACCCAGGGTTACGTGAAGAAGCTCGAGATCAGCGGTGTCGGTTACCGCGTGCTCGCCAAGGGTTCGAACCTGGAGTTCTCCCTCGGCTACAGCCACTCGATCACGGTCGAGGCCCCCGAGGGCATCACCTTCAAGGTCGAGAACCCGACCCACTTCTCGGTCGAGGGAATCGACAAGCAGAAGGTCGGTGAGGTTGCGGCCAACATCCGCAAGCTCCGCAAGCCCGACCCGTACAAGGCCAAGGGCGTCAAGTACGAGGGCGAAGTCATCCGCCGCAAGGTCGGAAAGGCGGGTAAGTAA
- the rpmD gene encoding 50S ribosomal protein L30, which yields MAQLRITQVKSYIGSKQNHRDTLRSLGLKGINTQVVKEDRPEFRGMVHTVRHLVTVEEVD from the coding sequence ATGGCGCAGCTCAGGATTACGCAGGTCAAGTCCTACATCGGCAGCAAGCAGAACCACCGTGACACCCTGCGTTCCCTTGGTCTCAAGGGCATCAACACGCAGGTCGTCAAGGAGGACCGCCCCGAGTTCCGCGGCATGGTGCACACCGTCCGCCACCTCGTGACGGTCGAGGAGGTCGACTGA
- the rplR gene encoding 50S ribosomal protein L18 produces MAYGQKILKGDAYKRAAIKRRHIRIRKKVAGTAERPRLVVTRSNRHIVAQVIDDLKGHTLASASTLDASVRGGEGDKSAQAKQVGALVAERAKAAGVEAVVFDRGGNQYAGRIAALADAAREAGLKF; encoded by the coding sequence ATGGCATACGGGCAGAAGATCCTCAAGGGCGACGCCTACAAGCGTGCTGCTATCAAGCGTCGTCACATCCGGATCCGCAAGAAGGTCGCCGGCACCGCCGAGCGTCCTCGCCTGGTCGTGACTCGTTCCAACCGTCACATCGTGGCGCAGGTGATCGACGACCTGAAGGGTCACACCCTGGCGTCGGCGTCCACCCTGGACGCCTCGGTCCGCGGTGGCGAGGGCGACAAGTCCGCGCAGGCCAAGCAGGTCGGTGCCCTGGTCGCCGAGCGCGCCAAGGCCGCCGGTGTCGAGGCCGTCGTGTTCGACCGTGGTGGTAACCAGTACGCCGGGCGCATCGCCGCCCTGGCGGACGCCGCCCGCGAAGCCGGCCTGAAGTTCTGA
- the rpsQ gene encoding 30S ribosomal protein S17, which yields MSENNVTETNTEARGDRKTREGIVVSDKMDKTVVVAVEDRKKHALYGKVIRSTSKLKAHDEQNAAGVGDRVLLMETRPLSATKHWRIVEILEKAK from the coding sequence ATGAGCGAGAACAACGTGACTGAGACCAACACTGAGGCTCGGGGCGACCGCAAGACCCGTGAGGGCATCGTCGTCAGCGACAAGATGGACAAGACCGTCGTCGTCGCCGTCGAGGACCGCAAGAAGCACGCGCTGTACGGCAAGGTCATCCGCAGCACGAGCAAGCTCAAGGCCCACGACGAGCAGAACGCCGCCGGTGTCGGCGACCGCGTCCTCCTGATGGAGACCCGGCCGCTGTCGGCGACGAAGCACTGGCGCATCGTCGAGATCCTCGAGAAGGCCAAGTAG
- the rpsE gene encoding 30S ribosomal protein S5 has translation MAGPQRRGGGAGGGERRDRKGRDGGAAAAEKTAYVERVVAINRVAKVVKGGRRFSFTALVVVGDGDGTVGVGYGKAKEVPAAIAKGVEEAKKHFFKVPRIQGTIPHPIQGEKAAGVVLLKPASPGTGVIAGGPVRAVLECAGIHDVLSKSLGSDNQINIVHATVEALKGLQRPEEIAARRGLPLEDVAPAALLRARAGAGA, from the coding sequence ATGGCTGGACCCCAGCGCCGCGGTGGCGGTGCCGGTGGCGGCGAGCGGCGGGACCGGAAGGGCCGTGACGGCGGCGCAGCTGCCGCCGAGAAGACCGCATACGTTGAGCGCGTCGTCGCGATCAACCGTGTCGCCAAGGTTGTGAAGGGTGGTCGTCGCTTCAGCTTCACCGCGCTGGTCGTGGTGGGCGACGGTGACGGCACCGTGGGTGTCGGATACGGCAAGGCCAAGGAGGTGCCGGCCGCCATCGCCAAGGGCGTTGAGGAGGCCAAGAAGCACTTCTTCAAGGTCCCCCGCATCCAGGGCACCATCCCGCACCCCATCCAGGGTGAGAAGGCTGCCGGCGTCGTGCTGCTCAAGCCCGCGTCCCCGGGTACCGGCGTTATCGCCGGTGGTCCGGTGCGCGCCGTGCTCGAGTGCGCCGGTATCCACGACGTGCTGTCGAAGTCGCTCGGCTCCGACAACCAGATCAACATCGTGCACGCGACCGTGGAGGCCCTCAAGGGTCTGCAGCGTCCCGAGGAGATCGCGGCCCGCCGTGGTCTGCCGCTCGAGGACGTCGCTCCCGCGGCCCTTCTCCGCGCACGTGCCGGGGCGGGTGCGTAA
- the rplP gene encoding 50S ribosomal protein L16 → MLIPRRVKHRKQHHPKRRGQAKGGTTVAFGEYGIQALTPAYVTNRQIEAARIAMTRHIKRGGKVWINIYPDRPLTKKPAETRMGSGKGSPEWWIANVHPGRVMFELSYPNEKIAREALTRAAHKLPMKCRIVKREAGEA, encoded by the coding sequence ATGCTGATCCCCCGTAGGGTCAAGCACCGCAAGCAGCACCACCCGAAGCGCCGTGGCCAGGCCAAGGGCGGTACGACGGTTGCGTTCGGCGAGTACGGCATCCAGGCCCTCACGCCGGCGTACGTGACCAACCGCCAGATCGAGGCGGCCCGTATCGCGATGACCCGCCACATCAAGCGTGGCGGCAAGGTCTGGATCAACATCTACCCGGACCGCCCGCTCACGAAGAAGCCTGCCGAGACCCGCATGGGTTCCGGTAAGGGTTCTCCGGAGTGGTGGATCGCGAACGTGCACCCGGGCCGGGTCATGTTCGAGCTGTCCTACCCCAACGAGAAGATCGCCCGTGAGGCGCTGACCCGTGCAGCCCACAAGCTGCCGATGAAGTGCCGGATCGTCAAGCGCGAGGCAGGTGAAGCGTGA
- the rplX gene encoding 50S ribosomal protein L24, translated as MKIKKGDLVQVVTGKDKGKQGKVIAAFPREDRVLVEGVNRVKKHTKAGPTASGSQAGGIVTTEAPIHVSNVQLVVEKDGKKVVTRVGYRFDDEGNKIRVAKRTGEDI; from the coding sequence ATGAAGATCAAGAAGGGTGACCTGGTCCAGGTCGTCACCGGCAAGGACAAGGGCAAGCAGGGCAAGGTCATCGCGGCCTTCCCCCGTGAGGACCGCGTCCTGGTCGAGGGTGTCAACCGGGTCAAGAAGCACACCAAGGCCGGCCCGACCGCCAGCGGTTCGCAGGCCGGCGGCATCGTGACCACCGAGGCCCCGATCCACGTCTCCAACGTCCAGCTGGTCGTGGAGAAGGACGGCAAGAAGGTCGTCACGCGCGTCGGTTACCGCTTCGACGACGAAGGCAACAAGATCCGCGTTGCCAAGCGGACGGGTGAGGACATCTGA
- the rplE gene encoding 50S ribosomal protein L5 produces the protein MATTTTPRLKTKYREEIAGKLREQFSYENVMQVPGLVKIVVNMGVGDAARDSKLIEGAIRDLTTITGQKPAVTKARKSIAQFKLREGQPIGAHVTLRGDRMWEFLDRTLSLALPRIRDFRGLSPKQFDGRGNYTFGLTEQVMFHEIDQDKIDRVRGMDITVVTTATNDEEGRALLRHLGFPFKEA, from the coding sequence ATGGCTACCACCACCACTCCGCGTCTGAAGACGAAGTACCGCGAGGAGATCGCGGGCAAGCTGCGCGAGCAGTTCTCCTACGAGAACGTCATGCAGGTTCCCGGCCTCGTCAAGATCGTGGTCAACATGGGTGTGGGCGACGCCGCCCGCGACTCCAAGCTGATCGAGGGCGCCATCCGCGACCTCACCACGATCACCGGTCAGAAGCCGGCCGTCACCAAGGCCCGCAAGTCCATCGCGCAGTTCAAGCTGCGTGAGGGCCAGCCGATCGGTGCCCACGTCACGCTCCGTGGCGACCGCATGTGGGAGTTCCTGGACCGCACCCTGTCGCTCGCGCTCCCGCGCATCCGCGACTTCCGTGGTCTGTCCCCCAAGCAGTTCGACGGCCGTGGCAACTACACCTTCGGTCTCACGGAGCAGGTCATGTTCCACGAGATCGACCAGGACAAGATCGACCGTGTCCGGGGTATGGACATCACCGTGGTGACCACGGCGACCAACGACGAAGAGGGCCGTGCCCTTCTCCGTCACCTCGGCTTCCCGTTCAAGGAGGCGTGA
- the rpsH gene encoding 30S ribosomal protein S8 codes for MTMTDPIADMLTRLRNANSAYHDTVAMPHSKIKSHIAEILQQEGFITGWKVEDAEVGKNLVLDLKFGPNRERSIAGIKRISKPGLRVYAKSTNLPKVLGGLGVAIISTSHGLLTDKQAGKKGVGGEVLAYVW; via the coding sequence ATGACCATGACTGATCCGATCGCAGACATGCTCACGCGTCTGCGGAACGCGAACTCGGCGTACCACGACACCGTGGCGATGCCGCACTCGAAGATCAAGTCGCACATCGCGGAGATCCTCCAGCAGGAGGGCTTCATCACGGGCTGGAAGGTCGAGGACGCCGAGGTCGGCAAGAACCTCGTCCTGGACCTCAAGTTCGGTCCCAACCGTGAGCGCTCCATCGCGGGCATCAAGCGGATCTCCAAGCCCGGTCTCCGGGTGTACGCGAAGTCCACCAACCTGCCGAAGGTGCTGGGCGGCCTCGGCGTGGCGATCATCTCCACGTCGCACGGGCTCCTCACCGACAAGCAGGCCGGCAAGAAGGGCGTGGGTGGGGAAGTCCTCGCCTACGTCTGGTAG
- the rpmC gene encoding 50S ribosomal protein L29, which yields MSAGTKASELRELGNEELLAKLREAKEELFNLRFQAATGQLENHGRLKAVRKDIARIYTLMRERELGIETVENA from the coding sequence ATGTCGGCCGGTACCAAGGCGTCCGAGCTGCGCGAGCTGGGCAACGAGGAGCTTCTTGCGAAGCTCCGCGAGGCCAAGGAAGAGCTGTTCAACCTCCGCTTCCAGGCGGCGACCGGGCAGCTCGAGAACCATGGCCGTCTGAAGGCGGTCCGCAAGGACATCGCGCGGATCTACACCCTGATGCGCGAGCGTGAGCTGGGCATCGAAACGGTGGAGAACGCCTGA
- the rplO gene encoding 50S ribosomal protein L15, producing the protein MAEQNPLKIHNLRPAPGAKTAKTRVGRGEASKGKTAGRGTKGTKARYQVPERFEGGQMPLHMRLPKLKGFKNPFKTEFQVVNLDKLASLYPEGGEVTVEDLVAKGAVRKNSLVKVLGQGEISVALQVTVDAVSGSAKEKITAAGGTVTELV; encoded by the coding sequence ATGGCGGAGCAGAACCCGCTCAAGATCCACAACCTCCGTCCCGCCCCCGGCGCCAAGACCGCCAAGACCCGTGTCGGTCGTGGTGAGGCGTCGAAGGGTAAGACGGCTGGTCGTGGTACCAAGGGCACCAAGGCCCGTTACCAGGTTCCGGAGCGCTTCGAGGGTGGCCAGATGCCCCTCCACATGCGTCTCCCGAAGCTCAAGGGCTTCAAGAACCCGTTCAAGACCGAGTTCCAGGTCGTGAACCTGGACAAGCTCGCCTCCCTCTACCCCGAGGGTGGAGAGGTCACGGTCGAGGACCTGGTCGCCAAGGGCGCCGTGCGCAAGAACAGCCTCGTCAAGGTCCTGGGCCAGGGCGAGATCTCCGTGGCGCTGCAGGTGACGGTCGACGCCGTCTCCGGCTCCGCCAAGGAGAAGATCACCGCCGCCGGCGGTACCGTCACCGAGCTCGTCTGA
- a CDS encoding type Z 30S ribosomal protein S14, translating to MAKKALIAKAARKPKFGVRGYTRCQRCGRPHSVYRKFGLCRVCLREMAHRGELPGVTKSSW from the coding sequence ATGGCGAAGAAGGCTCTCATCGCGAAGGCTGCTCGCAAGCCCAAGTTCGGAGTGCGCGGCTACACCCGCTGCCAGCGCTGCGGTCGTCCGCACTCCGTGTACCGCAAGTTCGGCCTGTGCCGCGTGTGCCTTCGTGAGATGGCTCACCGTGGCGAGCTGCCGGGCGTGACCAAGAGCTCCTGGTAG